The following are encoded together in the Humulus lupulus chromosome 5, drHumLupu1.1, whole genome shotgun sequence genome:
- the LOC133777900 gene encoding uncharacterized protein LOC133777900 isoform X2, protein MMTLLCYASFARTNSSLELRPSNFPVSISTIPRRHDLLFFAGNGGSSGVQGSFSPNQIAEVGIETEMGAVSSCLVAGRACINGEDGGLSLSPGVIEEGDVAISENLRLQRHGVIVFGSFYHPHVPLSLSTGGNHI, encoded by the exons ATGATGACCCTTTTATGCTATGCGTCGTTTGCAAGGACCAATTCGAGCTTGGAATTGAGGCCAAGCAACTTCCCTGTAAGCATCTCTACCATCCCTAGGAGGCACGATCTTCTGTTTTTTGCTGGGAATGGTGGTAGCAGCGGCGTTCAGGGCTCATTCTCTCCCAACCAGATTGCGGAGGTGGGGATAGAGACGGAGATGGGAGCGGTCTCCAGTTGTCTAGTTGCGGGTAGAGCTTGTATAAATGGTGAAGATGGAGGGTTGAGTTTAAGTCCCGGGGTCATTGAGGAGGGCGATGTTGCCATTTCTGAAAATTTGAG actTCAAAGGCATGGCGTAATCGTGTTTGGTTCTTTCTACCATCCCCACGTCCCTCTTTCATTGTCAACAGGGGGAAATCATATTTGA